One window of Siniperca chuatsi isolate FFG_IHB_CAS linkage group LG15, ASM2008510v1, whole genome shotgun sequence genomic DNA carries:
- the marcksb gene encoding myristoylated alanine-rich protein kinase C substrate b has translation MGAQISKTAGKEEAAVEKPAEGAAVAAKTNGQENGHAKTNGDASPAAEEANKADVQANGSTPTEEAPKDEGEKVEGAEANGEKEPNATNGETSAKPEEGTPSTSEDDGKQKKKRFSFKKPSFKLSGFSFKKTKKESEEGVAEEPAEGEKAAAEEAPAEEAKPAEAGEEGAKEAAAEEPKAEEEEVVKEEEEAAAAGGEEEKPAEASPTEPETAASAEATATAE, from the exons ATGGGAGCACAAATCTCCAAAACCGCTGGAAAAGAGGAAGCTGCGGTAGAAAAGCCAGCGGAAGGTGCAGCTGTTGCTGCAAAGACAAACGGGCag GAAAATGGCCATGCCAAGACCAATGGCGATGCCTCTCCAGCTGCAGAGGAGGCCAACAAAGCTGATGTTCAGGCCAATGGCAGCACTCCTACCGAGGAGGCGCCAAaagatgaaggagagaaagtAGAGGGTGCTGAGGCCAACGGTGAGAAGGAGCCCAACGCCACAAACGGAGAGACTTCTGCCAAGCCGGAAGAAGGCACTCCATCTACCAGCGAGGATGATggaaagcagaagaaaaagcGTTTCTCCTTCAAGAAACCATCCTTCAAGCTCAGCGGCTTCTCTTTTAAGAAGACCAAGAAGGAGTCTGAGGAGGGAGTAGCAGAAGAACCAGCCGAAGGAGAGAAGGCGGCAGCAGAGGAAGCACCGGCTGAGGAGGCCAAACCAGCTGAGGCTGGTGAGGAGGGAGCCAAGGAGGCTGCAGCTGAGGAGCCaaaggctgaggaggaggaggtggtgaaggaagaagaagaagcagcagcagcaggaggagaagaggagaaaccAGCTGAAGCTTCACCTACTGAACCAGAGACGGCAGCCAGTGCAGAGGCCACGGCCACCGCTGAGTAA